The DNA region tggccgaccactaattgagagtccgagaacacatggatttctttgccacccatcttatgtaccattcgcatgcctaccaagactgcttcatactcagcctcattattagtagccgagaaagccaatctcaaagatttttcaaagacaattccttcgggggacattagaacaagtccgaCGCCggaccctttatgattagcagccccatccacataaactttccaagccgagggcgatacggccgtgatcacaccaactgatttttcacccatgtgcgcTCCCtctgaagtttcttctaacaatggttcagcaaactctgccaccaaatcagcgaggacctgacctttcaccgaggtgcgaggcttgtacttaacatcaaaagctcccaaaatggttccccattttgccactctgccagaataatcagcactacgcaacacagccttgagcggcaactgggtcaaaacaaccacagtatgagattggaaataatgaggaagtttgcgcgtagcgtggactacagccagaagtgctttctccaagggcaaatagcgcacctcggcttcattcaaggacttactaacatagtagatcggcctttgcactccattttcattccttataaggactagactcaccgcatgaatagccacagCTAGATAAGCGAATAACACCTCGTCCACATCAGGGCGAGatagaatgggtggccgagatagatattgcttaagctgttggaaagctgactcacaatcctcggtccattggaaccctttccacttgttcaacaactgaaagaaaggacggcaccggtcggctgaccgagaaataaatctgttcaacgcagcaatcattcggTCAATTTCGAATCTCCTtggggttccgaggcggctgcaaattttgaatagccTTAACACCgcgggttcacctctatgcccctatgagtgatcatatatcctaagaactttccggaTCCACGCcgaaagaacacttggaggcgttaaggcgcaacttatacttcctcggcATACGGAAGGTGTCgaccaaatctgtcatgtgcgaaggtaccgtcttactctttaccaccatatcatccacgtatacttctatggtttccCCCGATtcttgttcaaacattcgggtcatcattctttgataagtagccccggcatttttcaacccaaatggcatgaccttataatgatagttcccgttggagtaatgaaagcggtCTTCTCtgatcctccaacgccaagggaatttggtggtaaccacgaaaggcgtccaagaaactcatccgaggatgtccgacgatagcatctaccggttgatcaatccgtggcattgggaaagaatctttaggacaggccttgttcgggtcggtaaagtccacacatactctccacttgccgtttttcttcttaacgacaacggtatgagccaaccattcggggtagaaaacttctttgatagcccccgcccttttgagtttaagaacctcttccttcacggcctcgaatgctctcgggaagatcgccgaggtggctgcctcctcggaacgatggccggattgacgtttaaatgatgacaaataaagcttgGATCTACGCacggagcctcataagggtcccacgcaaagacatctacaTTGTCCTTCgggaattccaacaactccatcttctcttggtatggcaaaagtatgccaacttggaagaacctctgcGGATCATCTGCTATCACAAACTTCTCTAACCCCTCGCAAACGGCCCCATCTTGTCATTGCTCcgggtgcctccggagctgttaattgctatgactctggatgggcaaggttgataactcgacttcgGAGGCGACGAAATCTTCTGCCGAGATGCATTGTACGGCCACTACacggctgccgaggatttcctcaacatgttcccccgagggaatttaaccttaacgtgcaaggtagaggagacggctcccggggcatgcagccatggcctagcgaggatggctgtatatggagagtacgcgtcaaccacaatgaaatctacgtcaaccgtttctgtgccggattgaacgggtaaacggatctgtccttttggcacaacggctctcccttcaaagctaataagaggtgagtcataaggagttaaatcttccaactccaaccttaaccccttaaatagatcagggtacatgatatctgcaccgctgccctgatcgatcatcaccctctttacgtcataattccctattctgagggtaaccacaagagcatcgtcatggggctggatagtccctattttatcctcctcggagaaacccaagacaggtaaaatGCTCCTCAATCGCTTCGGCCTaccacccacatcctcggcctgcggatgggaaaccgccatgaccctagagggacctgagccggtcctaccaggtgcggcgaagataacattaattgttcccaatgctggccgagatgagcttgttcctttggttgtttgaaccaacttggtGACTTTGCCCGGTGGGCTGACACAAATctttgcttcaactttccctcaccgacgagtgCTCTAGGTGGTTCCACGGGTCCGacggttctcggtagtgtggcccacatcacGATGGTATTGACGGAAAAGGTTCGATTTCTTCTCgcggggtctcctgccatcttgccgggccatacgaagaagggctctttacgaactttttctaatagcGATGccttggttctcggaacacgatATTCTGACTGGGGTCTTCttgagccggattgtccgaaataatccctcctcggcttgttgttgtgatatctatccgacctgaaatcccttctctcttgcgggataaccttctcctttccttttccctgttgctggtcttcctctacccttttatattcatcaatacgatccataagacgacgtacgctgcggacgggctttttcgtcaaagactttcttaggtcgtgatcagtagggaggcctaccttaaaggtattaagcgccacctcatcaaagtcgccgtctatttcattaaacatctcccaatatctgtcggagtacgctttcagtgtctccccttccttcatgaccatggatagcaatgagtccagtggccgagggactctgctacaagtaatgaaccgagaagcaaacgccctagttagctccccaaacgagcccacagaccccgatttgagaccgttaaaccatctcatagccacgggtcccaagctggaggggaagactttacacatcgagtctcgttgtgagagtgcctttgccatcctttggttgaaatgactcacgtgctccaccggatcagtccggccattatagatggtaaacgtgggctgggtgaacctctgggaagcctccccctctcaatcctccgtgagaacggagatttagagagttgatgcaacgccctactcatggtatcgttgcccaAGCCCCTAGGACGAAGCTTCTTAtgtctgcgggttggctggtcgttctcctcaccagaggatgttgcactggtgggggaatatgaccttgaactgtagccatGTCCcttatccttctctgaggaagaactagatgaggacggggaaaccttacgtttagcacggcgtaacttcctcttcaaacgattaatttccttctgcatggatttagagccctcatcgtgggtagtgctacccccctcatgagtatggctagcccctggatattctgtatggacgcttccttcgcgatccctacgatgttcaagacgtccGAAATGATCTTctggttgtgatccttgtgactctggatggtgagagcctaagcctgccataatatccctactactccTAGACTAggtccccacagacggcgccaattgtaagtgcacaatagcacctggacccaagaacagttatgggctcaggcccaatgagccttaaacaataagaatttgtagagtgtgggcttgaaacccaggttggaagtatatgaggattaaatgacaaactaaggattgcaagtaattgaaaacaacaaggaatattgtgactgggcctcctcggacgtaagccgagaggcattcttatattatatctcaccCTTAGTCTCTTgtccttttaggttacaaaacgTTCCGTCCCTATTTCTGTTCCAAATCCCCCTTTAAATACCCTTCTTTTTagtactttatacacgtgttgccccaatccctcccttaacctagatatttcttttcttagtgcctttgaacagtaactagaagtttcccttccactgttcaagtgtcacctccccattaatgcggccagggtggtaggtgcagggtctttaatgtggaggtagcagcctttatttttgacatttcttcaacaccggtgcttaaGGACATTCAGGGTTCACCCTTAActattggtcttgaccgtgtcattccctaacctttaccatgaagtctcagattctctgatgtcagtccgaggggaaaaacatcctcggctaggtcctcggatcctcggcgtatgggccgacctaaactatcaacaagccctaaactcaagagtaggtcggccttccttagcaaggcccaatggcccatatccctattaagatatttttactccccacagatagaatttctataaaataaataataaaatattagaccGAAACTTACCACGGCTGAAAAAaaaggtattgtaaaaatattgtgacattttgttgtgttcgtaaattttatttttggtttagtcaaatttggtgaGCAAACATTTACtgttttatgcaaaattttcttatattggttttttgtttgttgttttttttaatgcatagttTAAAGTGGTTGTCCCAAtaaaaaaccaataacaataTATCACCcaggatttgttatgaaaatgttgtgaatgtagcattgctcaaaaataaaataataaaatattatatcatGGCCCACCATAGCTAAAAAAAGGTATTGAAAAAATATCATGACATTTATTGTGTTcctggcttttttttttagccaatatgttgagccaaaatttataattttatggaCAGTTTTCTTAggctaacttttttttaacacattgttttaagtaaaaaaacaCGTAGTTTaccaacaaacaaaatataataatggaAAAAGTACTTTTCCCCTTTACGTTTGGAGTAGTTTCATCCCTCAATTTTAAAGTCGAATAATTTcgtcatttatattttgtagacaAGCATCTAGTCTATGTTATTACTCTCGTAGTTAAaccctaacaaaatcttatgatcCTTAGAATATTTCATTGTGCACTATCTAAAATGActtactaaattttaatgtgccaaaaactttcttcatagatttttagttttatgtGTTAGTCAtacttagaaaataaaaatgatgattTATGGTATTCTATTTGTAACTTAGAAAACACTAATTTATTAAAGGTTTAaatattttagatttataattttatatctaataGAAACTTTAATGGCatatgtcttttgttatttttttatttgttttctttcttagaAATGTGTTCATATAAAATTAAGTAAGCTAAACATCATAGTTAAActcattaaataaaatgataaagaaagaaatatgaaTAACAAGATATTCATTCCAAATggttattgatatttaatttgatgaaaagtttcaattgtagcatatgttattatttattgcaaaatttttaatattgtgataatattttatcaaaatttagttgtttattaTTGAAAGATGATAgcatttgttattatttttagtagAAAAATTTTTTTGAGTAGATACGGTTTTTAGTAAATAAGTTATAAGATataattattctaaatttaagcaaataatttaatagaataaaaaattattttaaattttctcagTGAAGAGCAGTTCGTGCCATCTACTTGACTTGATTTTGCggattctgaaaaaaaaattaaaaaaaaaggacacaataaagatgaattttttttttttttttgttgtgtggaGAAGATAATAAAGAAGACTTGACTACGGCATAGCAGTATTCCAACGCCATTCCTCCCaacttaatttatataaataaccaCTGAGTCCGtaaacaaagaagaaaggaacaCAAGAATGGCAAAGCTCCTCAGCCTACTAATAATGTTTAtacttttcatcttcttcttcttcttcttcaccccTACTCTCTCTTGTCCTCCTGAATGTCAAAAACAAGCCCTTCTTCAGTTTACAGCCTCTCTCGCCAATCTTACTGATGATGACTTAAAATCATGGAATTCCAGCTCAGATGGTTGTTTGTTCCCCTTTGTCAAGTGTAGTTCAAGCAATGTGGTTGAAATAGTTCTGGGGGACCTCAACCCTTATCGGGCACCATGGCGAGTGTGGACTTCCACCATCTTGACACCGCTATTTCACATTCGAACCTTGACATACCTTGACTTGTTCTTCAATGAAATACAAGGAGAATTGCCACGCGACGGCTTTGCCAATCTAAGCAAATTAGAGCATCTTGATTTCAGTGGCAATAACTTCAATGGCTCCCTTCCTTCTCAACTTTTTCAATTGAGGTTTCTTCAAACTCTTGATATGGCTGACAATTCATTCCATGGAAATATCCCCCCGGAGATAGGGAATATGACAAAGTTGAGCTACTTGTCTTTTAGCGGAAACAATTTCTTTGGTGAAATTCCAACCTCGATCGTGAGTTTGAAGGAATTGAAAACATTGGACTTAAGCTTCAATTCATTGTCATTGGAAATTCCTATTGAGTTTGGCAATCTATCTAACATAGACGATTTGGACTTGAGCTCCAACAACCTCACAGGAATAATCCCATCATCCATACAGAAATTGCCGAAATTGGATAAACTCAATCTTGTAAACAACTTGCTCACTGGAGAATTCCCATCCTGGTTGTTCGATATGAAGAACTTGACGAGTCTTCTTATCGGTGGCAATAATCTCATTTGGAAAAACAGTGCTAAGATAGTGCCAAAGTTTGCGCTATTGGAGTTGTCTCTGAAGTCCAGTGGTCTTGCAGGAAAAATTCCTGATTGGATTTCTACACAAAAGACTCTTGTACATTTGGACTTGAGTGAGAACCAGCTAGAAGGAATGTTCCCACAAGGGCTTGCTGAAATGAAAGTCGAATATATATTTCTGTCAGACAATCGACTTACAGGTTCTCTCCCACCTCAACTTTTTGGCTTTAATCTACATGTTCTTTCCTTGTCTCGGAACAACTTTTATGGAAAACTGCCAGGCAACATTTTTAATGCCACTGAACTCGTGGCCCTTATGTTGGATGGCAACAATTTTTCAGGGAAGCTTCCTAAATTCATCTCCAATTTTAACCTTTGTTTATTGGACTTGTCGAACAACAACTTTTCTAGCAACACTCTACCAGATTTTAGCTCCAATGTAAATCTCCGAATCATTGATTTATCTTCAAATGAATTCTCAGATGAAATTTCAACAAACTTTTCCCCAAGAACTTCATTTCTCTcattaggaaaaaataaattttgtagctTCCCTAGAAATCTTACTCATATGAGCAACCTTGAATACCTAGACATCCATGACAACAAAATCACAGGTGAATTGTCAAATTCTCTCTGTCAAATATCCACCCTTCAAATTCTACTTTTACGAAACAATTCCCTTCAAGGTTCAATTCCTGATTGTATTTTCAATCTTACTAGCCTCCAAATTCTTGATCTATCGATCAACCATCTTGTTGGAAAAATCCCTACAAATCTTGGAAATCTTACTGGTAT from Castanea sativa cultivar Marrone di Chiusa Pesio chromosome 6, ASM4071231v1 includes:
- the LOC142641397 gene encoding uncharacterized protein LOC142641397; this translates as MAKLLSLLIMFILFIFFFFFFTPTLSCPPECQKQALLQFTASLANLTDDDLKSWNSSSDGCLFPFVKCSSSNVVEIVLGDLNPYRAPWRVWTSTILTPLFHIRTLTYLDLFFNEIQGELPRDGFANLSKLEHLDFSGNNFNGSLPSQLFQLRFLQTLDMADNSFHGNIPPEIGNMTKLSYLSFSGNNFFGEIPTSIVSLKELKTLDLSFNSLSLEIPIEFGNLSNIDDLDLSSNNLTGIIPSSIQKLPKLDKLNLVNNLLTGEFPSWLFDMKNLTSLLIGGNNLIWKNSAKIVPKFALLELSLKSSGLAGKIPDWISTQKTLVHLDLSENQLEGMFPQGLAEMKVEYIFLSDNRLTGSLPPQLFGFNLHVLSLSRNNFYGKLPGNIFNATELVALMLDGNNFSGKLPKFISNFNLCLLDLSNNNFSSNTLPDFSSNVNLRIIDLSSNEFSDEISTNFSPRTSFLSLGKNKFCSFPRNLTHMSNLEYLDIHDNKITGELSNSLCQISTLQILLLRNNSLQGSIPDCIFNLTSLQILDLSINHLVGKIPTNLGNLTGMIEMPGELFSRFGNMVTANFATPENRLLRILGNWNKEKRVMSFKTNDLIVNWKKSMQGLSFDNLKGYSLLDLSINQLSDEIPASLGSLKALKIFNISHNNLFGRILAKFGDLENLESLDLSHNNLSGSIPQSIANLRQLNIIDVSNNKLKGKILEGSQMDTMNDPRSYANNSGLCGMQIQVPCSKPPLPTKPPELKSKET